The following are encoded together in the Lactuca sativa cultivar Salinas chromosome 1, Lsat_Salinas_v11, whole genome shotgun sequence genome:
- the LOC111878813 gene encoding uncharacterized protein LOC111878813, translated as MGQSSKRNCEEINLNELLADPGTRRRVSKYNPNDREKIRRAYLQIGPHQPRGHKFRQTAFGKMKRRFIRGWFDLDLYKPWLEYNVTEDAAFCLYCYLCDDDVKASDVKTFITKGFNNWKKSERFKIHMGGPGNAHNQAQQKCLAFRGHDESELSSNQGNFRELLKFLADHNEETRKFILQNAPKNNKLYSHKIQIDIASSCAIENSKLITEDIGYDYFSILVDECRDVSTKEQMALALRYVNKKGYVIERFLGIVYVPNTNSLSLKAAIDSLLATYKLIVSRIRGQGYDGASNMRGEFNGLKSLILRDNNSAFYVHCFTHQLQLVLVAIVKNHVDIALLFTMISKLVNVVGASCKRKYMLHEKQVEKILEAIYVGEIETDKGLNQEYTLQRATDTQWGSHYVTLLNIGILFSSIIEVLEYVVEDCGSSEQKAEVVILLDWTQSFDFVFALILMKSILGITNELSSTLQRKYQDIVNAMELVGISKQRLMTLGNEGWESLVKEVYLFCEKVNDTRKQRLMTLGNKDWVLQELRSRFNETTTELLLCMACLNLDDSFSSFKKEKLGVGYLAMKLVETKKIFIYHLVYQLIKLVLVLPISTASVERSFSAMKIVKTRLRNKIGTSG; from the exons ATGGGACAAAGTTCAAAAAGAAATTGTGAAGAAATTAATTTGAATGAACTTCTTGCCGACCCTGGGACTCGAAGAAGAGTGTCTAAATATAATCCTAACGATCGTGAGAAAATCCGAAGAGCCTACTTACAAATAGGTCCTCATCAGCCACGTGGTCATAAGTTCCGTCAAACAGCTTTTGGTAAGATGAAAAGGAGATTTATTCGTGGTTGGTTCGATTTGGATTTATACAAACCTTGGTTAGAGTACAATGTGACAGAAGATGCTGCATTCTGCTTATATTGCTATTTATGTGATGATGATGTCAAAGCAAGTGATGTCAAAACTTTCATAACCAAaggattcaataattggaaaaaGTCAGAAAGATTTAAAATTCATATGGGTGGTCCAGGGAATGCTCACAATCAAGCCCAACAAAAAT GTTTAGCATTTCGGGGTCATGACGAGTCGGAACTTTCAAGTAATCAGGGGAACTTTAGAGAGTTGTTAAAGTTTTTGGCAGACCACAATGAAGAAACAAGAAAATTCATCTTGCAAAATGCTCCAAAAAACAACAAGTTGTACTCTCATAAAATCCAAATAGATATAGCATCGTCTTGTGCAATTGAAAATAGTAAGCTTATAACTGAAGATATTGGGTATGACTACTTTTCTATTTTGGTTGATGAATGTCGTGATGTCTCTACAAAAGAACAAATGGCACTTGCACTTCGATATGTAAACAAAAAAGGTTACGTAATTGAACGATTTCTTGGGATTGTATATGTACCAAATACTAACTCTTTGTCCTTGAAAGCAGCCATTGATTCATTACTTGCAACATACAAGCTTATTGTGTCGCGAATTCGTGGGCAAGGCTACGATGGAGCTAGCAATATGCGAGGTGAGTTTAATGGTCTCAAGAGTCTGATTTTGAGGGATAACAACTCTGCATTTTATGTACATTGTTTCACACATCAACTCCAACTGGTCCTTGTTGCTATAGTTAAGAATCATGTTGATATTGCTTTGCTTTTCACTATGATTAGTAAGTTAGTGAATGTTGTTGGAGCCTCTTGTAAGCGTAAATATATGCTTCATGAGAAACAAGTCGAGAAGATCCTGGAAGCAATATATGTTGGAGAAATTGAAACTGATAAAGGGTTAAATCAAGAATATACTCTTCAAAGGGCAACTGATACACAATGGGGATCTCATTACGTAACATTGTTGAACATCGGTATCTTATTTTCTTCTATAATTGAGGTACTTGAGTATGTTGTTGAGGATTGTGGGAGCTCTGAGCAAAAGGCAGAAGTGGTCATATTATTGGATTGGACACAatcttttgattttgtttttgcgTTGATCTTGATGAAAAGTATACTTGGAATTACAAATGAGTTATCATCGACATTACAGAGGAAATATCAAGATATAGTGAATGCTATGGAACTAGTTGGTATTTCAAAACAAAGGTTAATGACACTCGGAAACGAAGGGTGGGAATCATTGGTCAAAGAAGTTTATTTATTTTGTGAAAAGGTTAATGACACTCGGAAACAAAGGTTAATGACACTCGGAAACAAAG ATTGGGTGCTTCAAGAACTTAGAAGTAGATTTAATGAAACCACTACTGAATTGCTACTTTGTATGGCTTGCTTGAACCTCGATGATTCTTTCTCATCTTTCAAGAAGGAGAAATTG GGAGTTGGGTACCTTGCAATGAAGTTAGTCGagacaaagaaaattttcatttaccACTTGGTTTATCAACTGATCAAACTAGTTTTGGTTTTACCCATCTCAACGGCTTCAGTTGAAAGATCATTTTCAGCAATGAAGATTGTGAAAACTCGATTACGCAACAAAATTGGGACCAGTGGTTGA